In one window of Coriobacteriia bacterium DNA:
- a CDS encoding glycerate kinase, with translation MSAIDVCRIMAETLQERFPDATIRTIPVADGGEGSVDAFLAALPGKRMEATVCGPYRESIPSYYGLLDNGTAVIEMAAAAGLPLVGENRHAEKTTTYGVGQLLLDALDHGATRVIMGLGGSSTNDGGCGMAAACGVRFLDETGEAFVPVGETLSHIAHIDMRGLDPRLKDVEIVTMCDIDNPLCGTTGAAAIFGPQKGATPSQVRMLDEGLAHLASVILADLRRYVLSVPGGGAAGGMGAGMVAFFGSPLQMGIQTVLDTAGFNELVREADVVFSGEGCFDGQSLHGKVVVGVASRCKAAGKPLIAVAGAIDDTVIASAVEAGVSHLCCINRTGVPLSIALKHPRSNLAHTMGLLSEVLATTSVNELPPRIHLPGDAGAEEMPGAMMPF, from the coding sequence ATGAGCGCTATCGACGTGTGCCGCATCATGGCCGAGACGCTGCAAGAGCGCTTCCCCGACGCCACGATTCGCACCATCCCCGTGGCCGACGGTGGCGAGGGCAGCGTCGACGCCTTCCTGGCCGCGCTGCCCGGCAAGCGCATGGAAGCCACCGTGTGCGGGCCCTATCGCGAGTCCATCCCCTCGTACTACGGGCTGCTCGACAACGGGACAGCCGTCATCGAGATGGCCGCAGCGGCCGGCCTGCCCCTGGTGGGCGAGAACCGCCACGCCGAGAAGACGACGACGTATGGCGTAGGCCAGCTGCTGCTCGATGCCCTGGACCACGGAGCAACGCGCGTCATCATGGGCCTGGGCGGCAGCTCGACCAACGACGGCGGCTGCGGTATGGCAGCGGCGTGCGGCGTGCGGTTCCTCGACGAAACGGGCGAGGCATTCGTGCCGGTGGGCGAGACGCTGTCGCACATCGCGCATATCGACATGCGGGGGCTCGATCCGCGGCTCAAGGACGTCGAGATCGTCACGATGTGCGACATCGACAACCCGCTGTGCGGCACGACGGGAGCAGCGGCCATATTCGGCCCGCAGAAGGGCGCGACGCCCAGCCAGGTTCGCATGCTGGACGAGGGCCTGGCGCACCTGGCGTCCGTCATCCTGGCCGACCTGCGGCGCTACGTGCTCAGCGTGCCCGGCGGCGGCGCGGCGGGAGGCATGGGCGCCGGCATGGTGGCGTTCTTTGGGTCGCCGTTGCAGATGGGCATCCAGACCGTGCTCGACACGGCCGGCTTCAACGAGCTCGTGCGCGAGGCGGACGTCGTGTTCTCGGGCGAGGGCTGCTTCGACGGTCAGTCACTGCACGGCAAGGTCGTCGTCGGCGTGGCGAGCCGCTGCAAGGCCGCCGGTAAGCCGCTCATCGCCGTGGCAGGCGCCATCGACGACACGGTCATCGCCTCGGCCGTCGAGGCCGGAGTGAGCCACCTGTGCTGCATCAACCGTACGGGCGTGCCGCTGTCCATCGCCCTGAAGCACCCGCGCTCCAACCTTGCGCATACGATGGGCCTGCTGTCCGAGGTGCTGGCGACGACGTCCGTGAACGAGCTGCCTCCGCGTATCCATCTTCCCGGCGACGCTGGAGCCGAGGAAATGCCCGGCGCGATGATGCCGTTCTAG
- a CDS encoding GntP family permease, protein MTGIALIVAFVIAIVLMIVMISKFKIHPFISIMLVSLVFGLVAGIPLVDQTLDDGTKVSGIASVIGAGFSGTFTSIGIVIILGALVGSILEATGGAFKLADMVVKLVGKKHPEIAMALMGWIVSIPVFCDSGFVILNPIRKAIVKRTAASSVMLTVCLSAGLYISHVFIPPTPGPIAAAGSLGLSEDLLLVMGMGVLASIIPLIAGILYARFIGKRVKAADEADAAETVATYEELKAQYGTLPGGFNTLAPIVVPIVLMALGSVSSMAGWTGVIDDLLTFFGTPMIALAVGTVFGVIQLASTGKLDKFYDLCQETLKVVGPILFITAAGGVLGKVISSTDIVNFIKSQAGALEMLGIFFPFLLAAILKTAQGSSTVAITTTAGMLAPLMTTLGFDMPVAAALAVMAIGAGAMTVSHANDSYFWVVTNFGAMQPDQGYRTQTIATGILGVSGIVGIWIIYMICGAMGLA, encoded by the coding sequence TGCTCGTCTCGCTCGTGTTCGGCCTCGTGGCGGGCATTCCGCTCGTCGACCAGACGCTCGACGACGGGACGAAGGTCTCCGGCATCGCGTCGGTCATCGGCGCCGGCTTCTCGGGCACGTTCACGAGCATCGGCATCGTCATCATCCTCGGTGCGCTCGTGGGCTCCATCCTCGAGGCGACGGGCGGCGCGTTCAAGCTGGCCGACATGGTCGTCAAGCTCGTCGGCAAGAAGCACCCCGAGATCGCCATGGCGCTCATGGGCTGGATCGTCTCCATCCCCGTGTTCTGCGACTCGGGCTTCGTCATCCTGAACCCCATCCGCAAGGCCATCGTTAAGCGCACGGCCGCGAGCTCCGTCATGCTCACGGTGTGCCTGTCGGCCGGCCTGTACATCTCGCACGTGTTCATCCCACCGACGCCCGGCCCCATCGCCGCAGCTGGCTCGCTGGGCCTGTCCGAGGACCTGCTGCTCGTCATGGGCATGGGCGTGCTTGCGTCCATCATCCCGCTCATCGCCGGCATCCTGTACGCCCGCTTCATCGGCAAGCGCGTCAAGGCCGCCGATGAGGCCGACGCCGCAGAGACCGTCGCCACGTACGAGGAGCTCAAGGCTCAGTACGGCACGCTGCCCGGCGGCTTCAACACGCTGGCCCCCATCGTGGTGCCCATCGTGCTCATGGCCCTCGGCTCCGTCTCGTCCATGGCCGGCTGGACTGGCGTCATCGACGACCTGCTGACGTTCTTCGGCACGCCGATGATCGCCCTGGCCGTCGGCACCGTGTTCGGCGTCATCCAGCTCGCCTCGACGGGCAAGCTCGACAAGTTCTACGACCTGTGCCAGGAGACGCTCAAGGTCGTCGGCCCCATCCTGTTCATCACGGCCGCCGGCGGCGTGCTGGGCAAGGTCATCTCGTCCACCGACATCGTGAACTTCATCAAGAGCCAGGCAGGCGCCCTGGAGATGCTCGGCATCTTCTTCCCGTTCCTGCTCGCCGCCATCCTCAAGACGGCGCAGGGCTCCTCGACGGTCGCCATCACGACGACGGCCGGCATGCTCGCCCCCCTCATGACGACGCTCGGCTTCGACATGCCTGTCGCGGCCGCCCTCGCCGTCATGGCCATCGGCGCTGGTGCCATGACGGTCAGCCACGCGAACGACTCGTACTTCTGGGTCGTCACGAACTTCGGTGCCATGCAGCCTGACCAGGGCTATCGCACGCAGACGATCGCGACGGGCATCCTGGGCGTCTCCGGCATCGTCGGCATCTGGATCATCTACATGATCTGTGGGGCCATGGGCCTGGCGTAG
- a CDS encoding APC family permease, producing the protein MAHEPSPGNELKHGAIGTLALVFLVIAAAAPLGASATNTPLIFMLGNGAAAPMDFVFIGILLLFFSVGFTAMASHVTNAGAFYTYISMGMGKKLGTAAGYVAVAAYNMLSVYLVSAGGTFAASIIEQEIGVAIPWWVVSLIMAAIILVFSYFGIEGGTKFLMVCLVCEVSVLALVDVSVLIHEGFGAYTLESFSPAVFFSGAPGLGVCFAFLCFIGFEATAIFGEETKNPRKTVPRATFIAVIVIGLVYSLSAWSVIAAVGADNVVQMATDDPSGLYHSVAVEYCGDIVGHIFFWLLLISNFASWMASHNMASRYLFAFARADLLPKALCKTNAHKSPFIASCANMVFGVGLAFILAAFGLDPYSQIGAICSAIAIAGIMALELIVCIAVFMYMRKHNAEEGFGHNVFQTTIAPAIALVGMIYVLYLVLSNFPLLTGFEGLPVNLFLGGLMLIVGIVGYVVAVVLDKKGKLADPVSIEVD; encoded by the coding sequence ATGGCTCACGAACCCTCCCCCGGCAACGAGCTCAAGCACGGAGCCATCGGCACGCTCGCGCTCGTGTTCCTCGTCATCGCCGCAGCCGCGCCCCTGGGCGCCTCCGCAACGAACACGCCGCTCATCTTCATGCTGGGCAACGGGGCAGCGGCGCCGATGGACTTCGTGTTCATAGGCATCCTGCTGCTGTTCTTCTCCGTAGGCTTTACGGCCATGGCGTCGCACGTGACGAACGCCGGCGCCTTCTACACGTACATCTCCATGGGCATGGGAAAGAAACTCGGCACAGCAGCGGGCTACGTCGCCGTCGCCGCCTATAACATGCTCTCCGTCTACCTCGTGAGCGCCGGCGGAACGTTTGCAGCCTCCATCATCGAGCAGGAGATAGGCGTCGCCATCCCCTGGTGGGTCGTCTCGCTCATCATGGCGGCCATCATCTTGGTGTTCAGCTACTTCGGCATCGAGGGTGGCACGAAGTTCCTCATGGTCTGCCTCGTGTGCGAGGTCTCCGTGCTGGCGCTCGTCGACGTGAGCGTACTCATCCACGAGGGCTTTGGCGCCTACACGCTCGAGTCGTTCTCGCCCGCAGTGTTCTTCTCCGGCGCGCCAGGTCTGGGCGTGTGCTTCGCGTTTTTGTGCTTCATCGGCTTCGAGGCCACGGCCATCTTCGGCGAGGAGACGAAGAACCCGCGTAAGACGGTCCCCCGCGCCACGTTCATCGCTGTCATCGTCATCGGCCTCGTCTACTCGCTGTCTGCCTGGTCGGTCATCGCGGCCGTCGGTGCCGACAACGTCGTGCAGATGGCCACAGACGACCCCTCAGGCCTCTACCACTCCGTCGCCGTCGAATACTGCGGGGACATCGTTGGACACATATTCTTCTGGCTGCTGCTCATCTCGAACTTCGCGTCGTGGATGGCCTCGCATAACATGGCGTCACGCTACCTGTTCGCCTTCGCGCGCGCCGACCTGCTCCCCAAGGCCCTGTGCAAGACGAACGCCCACAAGTCGCCGTTCATCGCGTCGTGCGCCAACATGGTGTTTGGCGTTGGCCTCGCCTTCATCCTGGCCGCGTTCGGCCTCGACCCCTACAGCCAGATCGGTGCCATCTGCTCTGCCATCGCCATCGCAGGCATCATGGCCCTCGAGCTCATCGTCTGCATCGCCGTGTTCATGTACATGCGCAAGCACAATGCCGAAGAAGGCTTCGGCCACAACGTCTTTCAGACGACTATTGCGCCCGCCATCGCCCTTGTTGGCATGATATACGTGCTCTATCTCGTGCTGAGCAACTTCCCACTGCTCACCGGCTTTGAGGGACTGCCCGTGAACCTCTTCCTGGGCGGCCTCATGCTCATCGTCGGCATCGTCGGCTACGTCGTGGCCGTCGTCCTGGACAAGAAGGGGAAGCTGGCTGACCCCGTCTCTATCGAGGTCGACTAG